From the genome of Novosphingobium sp. TH158, one region includes:
- the lspA gene encoding signal peptidase II: MNPARRLGFIIAGITFLADQALKWLVMGPLALPERLQIDLVPFFRLTWAENRGVSLGMFTAESDAGRWSLVALTALISIGVVVWMLREKARGDILALGLVLGGALGNIVDRVRFGYVADYADLHFGEFRPFMIFNLADAAISIGVLIVLARSLLSREKAADQPAGPASES; this comes from the coding sequence ATGAACCCCGCCCGTCGCCTCGGCTTCATCATCGCCGGCATCACCTTCCTTGCCGATCAGGCACTGAAGTGGCTGGTGATGGGGCCGCTGGCCCTGCCGGAGCGGCTGCAGATTGATCTTGTCCCCTTCTTCCGCCTGACCTGGGCGGAGAACCGCGGTGTTTCGCTTGGCATGTTCACCGCGGAAAGCGATGCCGGGCGCTGGTCGCTGGTCGCGCTGACGGCGCTGATCTCCATCGGCGTGGTGGTGTGGATGCTGCGCGAAAAGGCGCGCGGCGATATCCTTGCCCTGGGCCTGGTCCTCGGCGGGGCGCTGGGCAATATCGTCGACCGTGTGCGCTTCGGCTATGTCGCCGACTATGCCGACCTTCACTTCGGCGAATTCCGCCCCTTCATGATCTTCAACCTTGCCGATGCGGCCATTTCCATCGGCGTTTTGATAGTGCTTGCCCGCTCGCTGCTTTCGCGCGAAAAGGCGGCCGACCAACCGGCGGGCCCCGCCTCGGAGAGCTGA
- a CDS encoding DUF3035 domain-containing protein: protein MRKSIAITTLIAGSAMLSACGSSGLFNRDRPDEFAVQRQAPLVVPPDFSLTPPQPGAPRPADSSAAVQAQEALFGPGPNRSEVEKNTIGRAGSAAPGIRSTVGDPATNTVAKGAVTRDVIAAPEGDGREAQAVAGG, encoded by the coding sequence ATGCGCAAGTCCATCGCCATCACGACCCTTATCGCCGGTTCGGCCATGCTTTCGGCCTGCGGCAGCAGCGGTCTGTTCAATCGTGACCGGCCCGACGAATTCGCCGTGCAGCGCCAGGCCCCGCTGGTGGTTCCGCCCGATTTCTCGCTGACCCCGCCGCAGCCCGGCGCCCCGCGCCCAGCCGATTCGTCGGCCGCCGTCCAGGCGCAGGAAGCGCTTTTCGGCCCCGGCCCGAACCGCAGCGAAGTGGAAAAGAACACCATCGGCCGCGCCGGCAGCGCCGCTCCTGGCATCCGTTCGACCGTGGGCGACCCGGCGACCAACACCGTCGCCAAGGGCGCGGTGACGCGCGACGTGATTGCCGCCCCCGAAGGTGACGGCCGCGAAGCCCAGGCGGTCGCCGGCGGCTGA
- a CDS encoding NAD(P)/FAD-dependent oxidoreductase codes for MSAADVVIVGAGHGGAQCAIALRQAGFAGTITMIGRESEPPYERPPLSKEYFAREKTFDRLYIRPPQFWEEKGVDLMLGVEVTAVDPAARQLTLSNGQTFGYGKLVWATGGDPRRLPVPGGTLAGVHAVRTREDCDQLMGEIDGGVRNICVIGGGYIGLEAAAVLTKMGCKVTLLEALPRVLARVAGPELSAFYEKEHRDHGVDLRTGVTVEALEGEGRVTGVKLGDGSVVPADAVIVGIGIIPAVAPLIAAGAAGGNGVDVDELCRTSLPDVYAIGDCAAFACDFADGAVMRVESVQNANDQASCVAKGICGDAQPYHAFPWFWSNQYDLRLQTAGLSVGYDQTVVRGDPAARAFSVIYLKNGRVIALDCVNMVKDYVQGRKLVEAGASPELEKLADASVPLKELMPV; via the coding sequence ATGAGCGCAGCGGATGTCGTGATCGTCGGAGCCGGGCATGGCGGGGCGCAGTGCGCCATCGCGCTGCGGCAGGCCGGTTTCGCAGGGACGATCACGATGATCGGCCGCGAAAGCGAACCGCCCTATGAGCGGCCGCCGCTGTCCAAGGAATACTTCGCCCGCGAAAAGACGTTTGACCGGCTCTATATCCGCCCGCCCCAGTTCTGGGAGGAAAAGGGCGTGGACCTGATGCTCGGCGTCGAGGTGACGGCGGTCGATCCGGCAGCAAGGCAGCTCACGCTCTCCAACGGACAGACCTTCGGCTATGGCAAGCTGGTCTGGGCAACCGGCGGCGATCCGCGCAGGCTGCCGGTCCCCGGCGGCACGCTCGCCGGTGTCCATGCCGTCCGCACCCGCGAGGATTGCGACCAGCTGATGGGCGAGATCGATGGCGGCGTGCGCAATATCTGCGTCATCGGCGGCGGCTACATCGGGCTTGAGGCGGCAGCCGTGCTGACCAAGATGGGCTGCAAGGTTACCCTGCTCGAAGCCCTGCCCCGCGTCCTTGCCCGCGTTGCCGGGCCAGAACTGTCCGCCTTCTACGAAAAGGAACACCGCGATCACGGCGTTGACCTGCGCACCGGCGTGACGGTCGAGGCGCTGGAAGGCGAAGGCCGCGTCACGGGCGTTAAGCTGGGCGATGGCAGCGTGGTTCCCGCCGATGCGGTAATCGTCGGCATCGGCATCATTCCCGCCGTCGCCCCGCTGATTGCGGCAGGGGCCGCCGGCGGCAACGGAGTTGATGTGGACGAACTGTGCCGCACCTCGCTGCCGGACGTCTATGCCATCGGCGATTGCGCCGCCTTCGCCTGCGATTTTGCCGATGGCGCGGTGATGCGCGTCGAATCGGTGCAGAATGCCAACGATCAGGCGAGCTGCGTCGCCAAGGGGATCTGCGGCGATGCCCAGCCCTATCACGCGTTCCCGTGGTTCTGGTCGAACCAGTACGACCTGCGCCTGCAGACTGCCGGGCTGTCGGTCGGCTATGACCAGACAGTCGTGCGCGGCGATCCGGCAGCGCGCGCTTTCTCCGTCATCTACCTGAAGAACGGCAGGGTCATCGCGCTCGACTGCGTCAACATGGTCAAGGACTATGTCCAGGGCCGCAAACTGGTCGAGGCAGGCGCTTCGCCCGAGCTCGAAAAGCTGGCCGACGCCAGTGTTCCGCTGAAGGAACTCATGCCGGTTTAG
- the queG gene encoding tRNA epoxyqueuosine(34) reductase QueG, with translation MVNAAATTDLKQALGEEARRLGFVACGVAAAGEDPLRALRLEQWLAAGSHGQMEWMEARAHHRRSPKGLWPEARSVIALGMSYAPAGDPLALAGERSRGWISAYAKGVDYHDTVKKALKHLARWLVAEAAQRGLGEAGVKVFVDTAPVMEKPLGEAAGLGWQGKHTNMVSRQHGSWLFLGAIYTTLEFEPDAPGQDRCGSCDACQRACPTGAFPAPYRLDARRCISYLTIEHKGPVAEELRPALGNLIYGCDLCLAACPWNKFADAAAANRAFLPRAELAAPRLADLLRLDDAGFRKLFSGSPIKRIGRDRFVRNCLYAAGNSGDAGLLAQVEALANDPDPAVADAARWAAARLG, from the coding sequence TTGGTTAACGCAGCGGCAACGACTGACCTCAAGCAAGCCCTGGGCGAAGAGGCCCGGCGGCTCGGCTTTGTTGCCTGCGGTGTCGCGGCGGCAGGCGAGGATCCCTTGCGCGCCCTGCGGCTGGAGCAATGGCTTGCGGCCGGATCGCACGGGCAGATGGAATGGATGGAAGCGCGCGCGCACCATCGCCGCTCGCCGAAAGGGCTCTGGCCCGAGGCGCGCAGCGTCATCGCGCTCGGCATGTCCTATGCCCCGGCGGGCGATCCGCTGGCCCTGGCCGGCGAGCGCTCGCGCGGGTGGATCTCCGCCTATGCCAAGGGCGTGGACTATCACGATACGGTGAAGAAGGCGCTTAAGCACCTTGCCCGCTGGCTTGTTGCCGAGGCGGCGCAGCGGGGCCTTGGCGAAGCTGGCGTCAAGGTTTTCGTTGATACTGCGCCGGTAATGGAAAAGCCGCTTGGCGAGGCCGCCGGACTGGGCTGGCAAGGCAAGCACACCAACATGGTCAGTCGGCAGCACGGCTCGTGGCTGTTCCTTGGCGCGATCTACACCACGCTGGAGTTCGAACCAGACGCCCCCGGGCAGGACCGCTGCGGATCGTGCGATGCCTGCCAGCGCGCCTGCCCCACCGGCGCATTTCCGGCACCCTACCGGCTCGATGCGCGGCGCTGCATTTCCTACCTGACGATCGAGCATAAGGGACCGGTGGCCGAAGAGCTTCGCCCCGCGCTCGGCAACCTCATCTATGGTTGCGACCTGTGCCTTGCGGCCTGCCCATGGAACAAGTTTGCCGATGCCGCCGCGGCAAACCGGGCCTTCCTGCCGCGCGCAGAACTCGCCGCGCCCCGGCTGGCCGACCTGCTGCGGCTGGACGATGCGGGTTTCCGCAAGCTGTTTTCCGGCTCACCCATCAAGCGCATCGGGCGTGACCGCTTCGTGCGCAATTGCCTCTACGCGGCGGGCAACAGCGGGGACGCTGGGCTGCTGGCGCAGGTGGAGGCGCTGGCGAACGATCCCGACCCGGCGGTCGCAGACGCCGCGCGTTGGGCCGCGGCGAGGCTGGGGTAA
- a CDS encoding ABC transporter ATP-binding protein, whose amino-acid sequence MELGPLQAAGNAPLAGISERPLAIEARGLVKRFDGFTAVDGIDLSVPEGAIYGVLGPNGAGKTTTLRMLLGIIDPDEGLRRVLGAERPHDVAHAIGYLPEERGLYPAMKCHEAIAFVGALRGLPLDEGRRRGKALLEEHGLGYAADRQIRQLSKGMAQQVQLLATLVHEPRLVIFDEPFSGLDALNQGKLERMMRGLAEKGTTVIFSTHVIAHAERLCDSVAIIAGGKVPFAGPVDVARDRIRPQVRLETRAADGRWRSALPADARRESKADGSTFWYFNLPETGVEPLLRALIEGEAGILSLSIERAGLHDAFVAIAGEAAARALDESPEEVLAMEKGR is encoded by the coding sequence ATGGAACTAGGCCCATTGCAGGCAGCGGGCAACGCGCCGCTTGCCGGAATTTCCGAGCGACCGCTGGCCATCGAGGCGCGCGGGCTGGTCAAGCGGTTCGATGGCTTCACCGCCGTCGATGGCATCGACCTCTCGGTGCCAGAGGGCGCGATCTATGGCGTGCTGGGCCCCAATGGCGCGGGCAAGACGACAACGCTGCGCATGCTGCTGGGCATCATCGACCCCGACGAGGGCCTGCGCCGGGTGCTTGGTGCCGAACGACCGCATGATGTTGCCCATGCCATCGGCTACCTGCCCGAAGAGCGCGGACTCTATCCGGCAATGAAATGCCATGAGGCCATCGCCTTTGTCGGGGCGCTGCGCGGCCTGCCGCTGGACGAAGGCCGCCGGCGCGGCAAGGCGCTGCTTGAAGAGCACGGCCTTGGCTATGCCGCCGACCGGCAGATCCGGCAGCTTTCCAAGGGCATGGCCCAGCAGGTGCAATTGCTGGCCACGCTGGTTCACGAGCCGCGGCTGGTGATCTTCGATGAACCCTTCTCCGGCCTCGATGCACTCAACCAAGGCAAGCTGGAGCGCATGATGCGCGGCCTTGCCGAGAAGGGCACGACGGTGATCTTCTCAACCCACGTGATCGCCCATGCCGAACGGCTTTGCGATTCGGTGGCGATCATTGCCGGCGGCAAGGTGCCCTTCGCCGGCCCGGTCGATGTGGCGCGCGACCGGATCCGCCCGCAGGTGCGGCTTGAAACCCGGGCAGCAGACGGCCGCTGGCGCAGCGCGCTTCCCGCCGATGCGCGCCGCGAATCCAAGGCCGATGGCAGCACCTTCTGGTACTTCAACCTGCCCGAAACCGGGGTCGAGCCCTTGCTGCGTGCGCTGATCGAGGGAGAGGCAGGCATCCTTTCGCTGTCCATCGAACGCGCCGGCCTGCACGATGCCTTTGTCGCCATCGCTGGCGAAGCAGCTGCGCGCGCGCTCGACGAATCGCCCGAAGAAGTCCTCGCCATGGAGAAAGGCCGATGA
- a CDS encoding ABC transporter permease, producing the protein MSAPVTSGRLSTMQAALVVARRDFGAILLSRTFFFFLLGPLFPLIVGLAAGSVTQKAEQAAARPVLGLAMTTKDADAMVAAGNALRPQLGDAAPDMTVIGTVRPGESFDAARALTDSHGNIAAVLTGSLASPRLTGTEGQIAAWQGPVSLIAARASDANPQALPKVGLSATATSTASERHGQMRTAQGGQMLLFLLTMMLAGMVLSNLVEEKANKIIEVLAAAIPMDAVFYGKLFAMLGVSLVGISVWGACFGGLALLGRDALGGMAVPAVGWPAFVALGVAYFAMAYLLLGSVFLTIGSMASTVREVQTISMPVSMSQLMIFFFATYAAAQPGSMVSLAAEVIPFSSPFAMLARAAQDGSALPHVVAIAWQAMWVAIFVHFGSRLFRRRVLKSGAQGAARPKARAAA; encoded by the coding sequence ATGAGCGCCCCCGTCACCTCCGGTCGTCTCTCGACCATGCAGGCCGCGCTGGTCGTCGCACGCCGCGATTTCGGCGCGATCCTGCTCAGCCGAACCTTCTTTTTCTTCCTCCTCGGCCCGTTGTTCCCGCTGATCGTCGGCCTCGCCGCAGGGTCGGTCACGCAGAAGGCGGAACAGGCCGCCGCCCGGCCCGTGCTCGGCCTGGCGATGACTACGAAAGATGCAGACGCGATGGTCGCCGCCGGCAATGCCCTGCGCCCGCAACTGGGCGATGCAGCACCCGACATGACGGTGATCGGGACGGTGCGACCGGGCGAAAGCTTCGATGCGGCAAGAGCGCTGACCGACAGCCACGGCAACATCGCCGCGGTGCTCACTGGCAGCCTTGCCAGCCCGCGCCTGACCGGCACCGAGGGGCAGATCGCCGCATGGCAGGGCCCGGTATCGCTGATCGCCGCACGCGCTTCCGATGCAAACCCGCAGGCCCTGCCCAAGGTCGGGCTTTCCGCCACGGCGACCAGCACCGCCAGCGAGCGGCATGGCCAGATGCGCACCGCGCAAGGCGGCCAGATGCTGCTGTTCCTGCTGACGATGATGCTGGCCGGCATGGTGCTGTCCAACCTGGTCGAGGAAAAGGCGAACAAGATCATCGAAGTGCTCGCCGCCGCCATCCCGATGGATGCGGTATTCTATGGCAAGCTTTTTGCCATGCTGGGCGTCTCGCTGGTCGGCATCTCGGTGTGGGGCGCCTGCTTTGGCGGACTGGCCCTTCTGGGGCGCGATGCGCTGGGCGGCATGGCCGTGCCGGCAGTCGGCTGGCCGGCCTTCGTGGCACTGGGCGTTGCCTATTTCGCGATGGCCTACCTGCTGCTCGGCTCGGTCTTCCTGACGATCGGTTCGATGGCATCGACCGTGCGCGAGGTGCAGACCATTTCGATGCCGGTGTCGATGAGCCAGCTGATGATCTTCTTCTTCGCCACCTATGCCGCCGCCCAGCCGGGCAGCATGGTATCGCTGGCGGCAGAGGTGATCCCTTTCTCCTCGCCCTTCGCCATGCTGGCGCGTGCGGCGCAGGATGGCTCCGCCCTCCCGCACGTGGTCGCGATTGCCTGGCAGGCGATGTGGGTGGCGATCTTCGTCCACTTCGGATCGCGACTGTTCCGCCGCCGGGTGTTGAAATCCGGTGCGCAGGGCGCGGCGCGGCCAAAGGCGCGCGCTGCCGCCTGA
- the msrB gene encoding peptide-methionine (R)-S-oxide reductase MsrB, translated as MSHPITVSRRAICGWLGTAAALPLLSACGSSAEAKTFPVRFTETEWKKRLTPAQFYILRQKGTERPGTSPLNKEKRKGTFHCAADGHPLYSSETKYESGTGWPSFWKPLPGAIGTSTDWDVGYPRTEVHCARCGGHLGHVFDDGPKPTGKRYCINGAAMVFRPA; from the coding sequence ATGTCGCACCCGATCACTGTTTCACGCCGTGCAATCTGCGGATGGCTGGGCACAGCAGCGGCGTTGCCCCTGTTGTCGGCCTGCGGGTCGAGCGCCGAGGCGAAGACCTTTCCGGTGCGCTTCACCGAAACCGAATGGAAGAAGCGCCTGACGCCCGCGCAGTTCTATATCCTGCGCCAGAAGGGCACCGAGCGGCCCGGAACGTCACCGCTCAACAAGGAAAAGCGCAAGGGCACCTTCCACTGCGCGGCAGATGGTCACCCGCTCTATTCGTCCGAGACCAAATACGAAAGCGGCACCGGCTGGCCGAGCTTCTGGAAGCCGCTTCCCGGCGCGATTGGCACCTCGACTGACTGGGATGTCGGCTATCCGCGCACCGAAGTGCATTGCGCCCGGTGCGGCGGACATCTGGGCCACGTGTTCGACGATGGCCCCAAGCCCACAGGCAAGCGCTATTGCATTAACGGTGCGGCGATGGTGTTCCGCCCCGCCTGA
- a CDS encoding PilZ domain-containing protein, with protein sequence MPGTESVLGPGFDGLEKREVQRLVLLLRPAKVIARSGEYLCILRDVASRGARLKLFHPLPRDVLMVLELGNGDRYDIEKIWERGDQAGFVFTHAAQLEHLLVERSRFRKRPVRARVDLPAQVRAGSVVLPAALCNISQQGGSIEGDLPLSVDQRVTLAVKGLPELDAKVRWRRGNRVGLVFEQTFKLDELARLLHRLQPFPPAVAEDEKDAIFRRAMEG encoded by the coding sequence ATGCCGGGAACGGAATCGGTACTGGGTCCGGGCTTTGATGGCCTGGAAAAGCGTGAAGTGCAGCGGCTGGTCCTGTTGTTGCGGCCAGCCAAGGTGATTGCCCGCAGTGGCGAATACCTGTGCATCCTGCGCGACGTTGCCAGCAGGGGGGCGCGGCTGAAGCTGTTCCATCCCCTGCCGCGCGATGTCCTCATGGTCCTCGAACTCGGCAATGGCGATCGCTACGATATCGAGAAGATCTGGGAGCGCGGCGATCAGGCCGGTTTCGTGTTTACCCATGCCGCCCAGCTGGAGCACCTGCTGGTGGAGCGCAGCCGTTTTCGCAAGCGGCCGGTCCGGGCGCGGGTGGACCTGCCGGCGCAGGTGCGTGCTGGCAGCGTGGTGCTGCCGGCGGCGTTGTGCAACATCTCGCAGCAGGGCGGCAGCATCGAGGGCGATCTGCCGCTCAGCGTCGATCAGCGCGTCACGCTCGCGGTAAAGGGCCTGCCCGAACTTGATGCCAAGGTGCGCTGGCGGCGGGGGAATCGCGTCGGACTGGTGTTCGAGCAGACCTTCAAGCTCGACGAGCTGGCGCGCCTGCTGCATCGGCTGCAGCCGTTCCCGCCCGCCGTCGCGGAAGACGAAAAGGACGCGATCTTCCGCCGCGCGATGGAAGGCTGA
- a CDS encoding VOC family protein, which yields MFSHIVVGSNDLEASKKFYDATFAVLGISGAGDAAAGRIFYMSPTGNFMVTKPINGEPATHANGGTIGLTMTPEQADAWHQAGVENGGTTCEDPPGVRDMPFGKMYLAYLRDPDGNKLCAFHMMAG from the coding sequence ATGTTCAGTCATATCGTGGTCGGCTCCAACGACCTTGAAGCATCGAAGAAGTTCTACGACGCCACATTCGCCGTGCTCGGCATCTCGGGCGCCGGCGATGCGGCTGCAGGGCGCATTTTCTACATGTCGCCGACCGGCAATTTCATGGTCACCAAGCCGATCAACGGCGAGCCGGCCACCCATGCCAACGGCGGCACCATCGGCCTGACCATGACCCCGGAACAGGCGGACGCCTGGCATCAGGCCGGCGTCGAGAACGGCGGCACGACCTGCGAGGACCCGCCGGGCGTGCGCGACATGCCCTTTGGCAAGATGTACCTTGCCTACCTGCGCGATCCCGATGGCAACAAGCTGTGCGCCTTCCACATGATGGCCGGCTGA
- a CDS encoding SDR family NAD(P)-dependent oxidoreductase encodes MTAQAPVAIVTGASRGAGRGIAIALGSHGCTVYVTGRSEKAGDHALPGTIYATAEAITRAGGKGIAVRCDHADDTQVQALFDQVLAEQGRIDILVNNAAAVYDELSMPGNFWEKPLKLADMIDVGLRSSYVASWMAAPAMVKQNSGLIVMTSASGAAHYSMGPAYGAHKAGVDKLAFDMAVDFRNAEANVSAISIWMGALATDRLLAMIEADPEKYGYLRNQIETPEYTGHVIWALYNDPALAERSGQTLIGAELGREYGITDEGGRQPPSYRDTHKVVPHQHYPLIIR; translated from the coding sequence ATGACCGCACAAGCCCCCGTCGCCATCGTTACCGGAGCCAGCCGCGGTGCCGGTCGTGGCATTGCCATCGCGCTCGGCAGCCATGGCTGCACCGTCTATGTCACCGGCCGTTCGGAGAAGGCGGGCGATCATGCCCTGCCGGGCACGATCTACGCGACCGCCGAAGCCATCACCCGCGCGGGCGGCAAGGGCATCGCCGTGCGCTGCGACCATGCCGATGATACGCAGGTCCAGGCCCTGTTCGATCAGGTGCTTGCCGAACAGGGCCGCATCGACATCCTCGTGAACAATGCCGCGGCCGTCTATGACGAGCTGTCGATGCCGGGCAATTTCTGGGAAAAGCCGCTCAAGCTGGCGGACATGATCGATGTCGGCCTGCGCAGTTCCTACGTCGCCAGCTGGATGGCGGCCCCCGCAATGGTGAAGCAGAACAGCGGCCTCATCGTCATGACCTCTGCCTCGGGGGCGGCGCATTATTCGATGGGCCCGGCCTATGGCGCGCACAAGGCGGGGGTCGACAAGCTGGCCTTCGACATGGCGGTCGATTTCCGCAACGCCGAGGCCAATGTCTCCGCCATCTCGATCTGGATGGGCGCTTTGGCGACCGACCGCCTGCTCGCCATGATCGAGGCCGACCCCGAGAAGTACGGCTACCTGCGCAACCAGATCGAAACGCCCGAATACACCGGCCATGTCATCTGGGCGCTGTACAACGATCCCGCGCTGGCGGAGCGTTCGGGCCAGACCCTGATCGGAGCCGAACTGGGCCGCGAATACGGCATCACGGATGAGGGCGGGCGGCAGCCCCCGTCATATCGCGACACCCACAAGGTCGTGCCGCACCAGCATTACCCGCTGATCATCCGCTGA
- a CDS encoding MAPEG family protein: protein MANDHSLKIFLPVLLLVAITFVGFVKMAIERASAVKQGQNPEFYKVYLGDPEPEKTRAAVRHWDNLFELPTVFYAGCLTAYVTGSVTTTVLICAWIFAVGRTVQSLVHITYNNPNHRGGAFTISFLGLMVMWGALASSIFAKL, encoded by the coding sequence ATGGCCAATGACCATTCGCTGAAGATCTTTCTGCCAGTCCTGCTTTTGGTGGCGATCACCTTCGTGGGTTTCGTCAAGATGGCGATCGAGCGCGCCAGCGCGGTCAAGCAGGGCCAGAATCCGGAATTCTACAAGGTCTACCTCGGCGATCCCGAGCCCGAGAAGACCCGTGCCGCCGTGCGCCACTGGGACAACCTGTTCGAACTGCCCACGGTGTTCTACGCGGGCTGCCTGACGGCCTATGTAACCGGTTCGGTGACGACGACGGTGCTTATCTGCGCGTGGATCTTCGCGGTCGGCAGGACGGTGCAGAGCCTCGTCCACATCACCTACAACAACCCGAACCATCGCGGCGGGGCCTTTACGATTTCCTTCCTGGGCCTGATGGTGATGTGGGGCGCGCTCGCCTCCAGCATCTTCGCAAAGCTCTAG
- a CDS encoding TauD/TfdA family dioxygenase gives MATLSGKFEVTQVKPLIGAVVRTDKETLLSGRYSAQIREMLEDRGVIVFKEVHFDDAEQVEFTKTLGKFVPEMHGDIFKISMDKEINPQADYVKGAFYWHIDGTMQQVPLFASMLTCKKKAPVGGNTEFCNTYAAWDALPDNEKAELENLRVIHSLVAAQLFVEPEPSLALLDQWSRLGTNDLPLVWAHTSGRKSLVLGSTCDYIPGMDPIESRRLLVRLRDWATQEQFSLSHEWSVGDAVLWDNTGTMHRAMAYPLDCDRQMHRTKLEGEEAFS, from the coding sequence ATGGCTACCCTTTCCGGAAAATTCGAAGTGACGCAGGTCAAGCCGCTGATCGGCGCCGTGGTGCGTACCGACAAGGAAACGCTGCTCAGCGGCCGCTATTCCGCGCAGATCCGCGAGATGCTCGAAGATCGCGGTGTCATCGTCTTCAAGGAGGTCCATTTCGACGATGCCGAACAGGTCGAGTTCACCAAGACGCTTGGCAAGTTCGTGCCCGAGATGCACGGCGACATCTTCAAGATCTCCATGGACAAGGAAATCAACCCGCAGGCAGACTATGTGAAGGGTGCCTTCTACTGGCACATCGATGGCACGATGCAGCAGGTGCCGCTGTTCGCCTCGATGCTGACCTGCAAGAAGAAGGCACCGGTCGGCGGCAACACCGAATTCTGCAACACCTATGCGGCCTGGGATGCTCTGCCGGATAACGAAAAGGCGGAGCTGGAGAACCTGCGCGTGATCCACTCGCTGGTGGCGGCGCAACTGTTCGTCGAGCCGGAGCCCAGCCTTGCGCTGCTCGACCAGTGGTCGCGGCTCGGCACCAATGACCTGCCGCTGGTCTGGGCGCACACTTCCGGCCGCAAGTCGCTCGTGCTGGGATCGACCTGCGATTACATCCCCGGCATGGACCCGATCGAAAGCCGGCGCCTGCTGGTGCGCCTGCGCGACTGGGCCACGCAGGAACAGTTCTCGCTCAGCCACGAGTGGTCGGTGGGCGATGCCGTGCTTTGGGACAACACCGGCACCATGCACCGCGCCATGGCCTATCCGCTGGACTGTGACCGCCAGATGCACCGCACCAAACTGGAAGGCGAGGAAGCCTTTTCCTGA
- a CDS encoding SDR family NAD(P)-dependent oxidoreductase, producing MAGAARVAVVTGGAAGMGRATSLKLAADGHAVGIIDVDLAGAQAVAETIMAAGGRAIAVKGDIGERAQVEVAIAAIREALGPITVLVNNAAIENFTAIEDLDDATWDRLMAINLRGAYVAAQCVLPDMVAAGWGRIVNVSAFGAQIGAPNMALYTASKGGIISMTRSLAIELGPKGITVNSVSPGFIDTPMARRAIDGGLFPVPYEQIIATYPIPRLGQPEDIAAACAFFASDAAGYITGQVLGVNGGAAM from the coding sequence ATGGCAGGCGCGGCGCGCGTGGCAGTGGTGACCGGCGGCGCGGCCGGCATGGGCAGGGCGACCAGCCTCAAGCTGGCGGCTGACGGACATGCCGTGGGTATCATCGACGTCGACCTGGCAGGTGCCCAGGCAGTCGCCGAAACGATCATGGCGGCTGGTGGCCGGGCGATTGCGGTCAAGGGTGATATTGGCGAGCGCGCCCAAGTGGAGGTAGCGATTGCCGCGATCCGCGAGGCGCTCGGTCCCATCACCGTCCTCGTCAACAATGCCGCTATCGAGAACTTCACCGCGATCGAGGATCTCGACGATGCGACATGGGACCGGCTCATGGCGATCAACCTGCGCGGCGCCTATGTTGCCGCGCAATGCGTGCTGCCGGACATGGTGGCGGCCGGCTGGGGCCGGATCGTCAATGTCTCTGCCTTTGGCGCGCAGATCGGCGCGCCCAACATGGCGCTCTATACCGCCAGCAAGGGCGGGATCATCTCGATGACCCGTTCATTGGCCATCGAGCTCGGGCCAAAGGGAATCACGGTCAACTCGGTCTCACCCGGCTTCATCGACACGCCCATGGCGCGCCGCGCGATCGATGGCGGACTGTTCCCGGTGCCCTATGAGCAGATCATTGCCACCTACCCGATTCCCCGCCTCGGCCAGCCCGAGGATATTGCAGCCGCTTGTGCCTTCTTCGCTTCCGATGCCGCCGGGTATATCACCGGTCAGGTCCTGGGCGTGAACGGCGGGGCGGCGATGTGA
- a CDS encoding TetR/AcrR family transcriptional regulator, translating into MGPEGSENWHAMLDGAELILREEGHAALTSRRVAERIGVKQRLVYYYFRTMDDLVVSLFRRMAERQELRLSEAAAQPRPLRALWDISLHSTDSRLIAEFMALANRIEGLKREVVHFIESARRIETEVLAQVMDRVPQARNMGPASMAVTITSLALLLSRESQLGVDLGHEEILAALDAFLDQVEPLDAAT; encoded by the coding sequence ATGGGTCCGGAGGGGTCGGAGAACTGGCATGCCATGCTGGACGGCGCCGAGCTGATTCTGCGCGAAGAAGGCCATGCCGCGCTTACGTCCCGGCGCGTGGCTGAGCGGATCGGTGTCAAGCAGCGGCTGGTCTACTATTACTTCCGAACGATGGACGACCTTGTCGTCAGCCTGTTCAGGCGCATGGCGGAACGCCAGGAGCTCAGGCTCAGCGAGGCTGCCGCTCAGCCCCGCCCCCTGCGGGCGCTGTGGGACATCAGCCTTCATTCGACCGACAGCAGGCTGATTGCCGAATTCATGGCGCTGGCCAACCGGATCGAGGGCCTCAAGCGCGAGGTGGTTCACTTCATCGAGAGCGCGCGTCGCATCGAGACAGAGGTGCTGGCGCAGGTGATGGACCGCGTGCCGCAAGCCAGGAACATGGGTCCGGCTTCGATGGCCGTGACGATCACCAGCCTCGCCCTGCTGCTGTCGCGCGAAAGCCAGCTGGGCGTGGACCTTGGCCATGAGGAAATCCTCGCGGCGCTTGACGCGTTCCTCGATCAGGTCGAGCCACTGGACGCCGCGACCTAG